A genome region from Bacillota bacterium includes the following:
- a CDS encoding flagellar biosynthesis anti-sigma factor FlgM has translation MYISNKSVQRISRIYNEQTKIERTRDKKAEYGDKVTLSSEGKQLQAILQQATTAEVSTRAEELKSAVSSGTYHVKGEDIAASIIKYYRQRL, from the coding sequence ATGTATATCTCAAATAAATCGGTGCAGCGCATCAGCAGAATCTATAATGAACAGACCAAAATTGAGAGAACCCGCGATAAGAAAGCGGAGTACGGTGATAAAGTGACCCTTTCCAGCGAGGGTAAACAGCTGCAGGCTATTTTACAGCAAGCCACAACAGCAGAAGTAAGCACCAGAGCTGAGGAACTGAAAAGCGCTGTTTCATCGGGAACATACCATGTTAAAGGCGAAGACATAGCCGCAAGCATTATTAAATATTACAGACAGAGGTTATAA